The Acetivibrio saccincola genome window below encodes:
- a CDS encoding ISLre2 family transposase: MYNSIQHFNEFGVKRIEKKIKNFIEEGKDLADLVLGLKEDLFKLGRDILKEVLEDMDEYFRNCEIRKQYWEIIRKDKTAILTTFGTLSYNRTYFKHKENGNRQHLVDRIVGVEPHDRVSADVVINAIDEAADSSYRKAGEKATYIDEISKQAVMNKIHNIEIVEPEIKVDKKREVKILYVEADEDHVALQQKSILRQNEKGKRNTIMPKLVYVHEGIDFEKSNKKRKVLKNVRYFGGVYKNSEDLWLEVSEYIYKQYDVDFLETVYISGDGASWIRQGVNCLSKSKFVLDRYHLQKYVRVATTHLNDEAISQDLQEALNLSDKKMLTKVFKKIIEKTGDNENKIKAIKNAKRYILNNWDGIEIRSNRGIVGCSAEGHVSHVFSSRLSSRPKGWSRKGVEKMSKLIIYKKNGGKVYDIVMAQKQKKLASSRQEIQEKLIKELKKSSNRYESVWNSNLTVIHKGCKTGLYKELRRIIGICG, encoded by the coding sequence ATGTATAATAGTATACAACATTTTAATGAATTTGGGGTAAAAAGAATTGAAAAAAAGATAAAAAATTTTATTGAAGAAGGAAAAGACTTAGCTGATCTTGTTCTTGGTCTAAAAGAAGATTTATTTAAACTTGGACGCGATATACTTAAAGAAGTGCTTGAAGATATGGATGAATATTTCCGTAACTGTGAAATAAGGAAACAGTATTGGGAAATTATAAGAAAAGATAAAACAGCTATTTTAACGACATTTGGAACACTAAGTTATAACAGGACATATTTTAAGCATAAGGAAAATGGTAATAGACAACACCTAGTCGACAGGATTGTAGGTGTAGAACCACATGACAGAGTAAGTGCCGATGTTGTAATTAATGCAATAGATGAAGCAGCTGACAGCAGCTACAGAAAGGCAGGAGAAAAGGCGACATATATTGATGAAATCAGCAAACAAGCAGTGATGAATAAAATACATAATATTGAAATAGTTGAGCCTGAAATAAAAGTAGATAAAAAGAGAGAAGTAAAAATATTGTATGTTGAGGCCGATGAGGACCATGTAGCATTACAACAAAAAAGTATATTGAGACAGAATGAGAAGGGCAAGAGAAATACAATTATGCCAAAACTTGTATATGTGCATGAGGGAATTGACTTTGAAAAAAGTAATAAGAAGAGAAAAGTATTAAAGAATGTTCGATATTTTGGGGGAGTGTATAAGAATTCAGAAGATTTGTGGCTTGAAGTATCGGAATACATATATAAACAATATGACGTTGATTTTTTAGAGACGGTGTATATATCAGGAGATGGGGCGTCATGGATAAGGCAAGGAGTTAACTGTCTTTCAAAAAGTAAATTTGTACTTGATAGATACCATCTTCAAAAATACGTAAGAGTTGCGACCACACATTTAAATGATGAAGCAATAAGCCAAGATTTACAGGAGGCTTTGAATTTATCTGATAAAAAAATGCTAACAAAGGTTTTTAAAAAGATAATTGAAAAGACAGGCGATAATGAAAATAAAATAAAGGCTATAAAAAATGCAAAGCGATATATTTTAAATAATTGGGATGGTATAGAAATAAGGTCAAACAGAGGAATAGTGGGTTGTAGTGCTGAAGGTCATGTGAGTCATGTATTTTCATCCCGTTTAAGTTCAAGACCTAAAGGCTGGTCGAGAAAAGGTGTAGAAAAGATGTCAAAGCTAATAATATACAAGAAGAATGGCGGTAAGGTATATGACATAGTTATGGCACAAAAACAAAAAAAGTTAGCATCTAGTAGGCAAGAAATTCAGGAAAAATTAATTAAGGAATTAAAGAAGTCATCAAACAGGTATGAGAGTGTATGGAATAGTAATTTAACTGTTATTCATAAGGGGTGTAAAACTGGTTTATATAAAGAATTAAGGCGTATTATAGGTATATGCGGATAG
- a CDS encoding CHC2 zinc finger domain-containing protein encodes MNRSIDSIIAKKVSHDVGILIFQYLNDIEPLIQQSLTAEKLKGFYGLKGKYSKGRFVCPFHHGADNPTSLSMNDNKRCFHCNACGKSGTYLEFIMYMQNISGRNSYNDAKIFAANHFTKLNLGFNSIADFEQKLKDKILERYRKTNSLRYTDYYDIWLLPERYFSSKEQSQVRQYQEEQQTKPSLEVSLSNSTNKPGFILESLDLEMTIRHLKAQNIIVNGITDYDEAVQFAKNSKLIKDFIQNADKLNSVDKLTDYMSKKYNIDIDTALKYGLIYFDKSSQHQLYYSDFFMLNNRVLFPVRDHETGIVVGYQCRRTDLSAPRHYKYLNITDYQDNLITNENGTTYRDFVPFKVGNFLFNLYELKGKCINTLWITEGIADAIKLSSMGYDAVSLGQANLTDYQIYLIDKYFGKDVTLNLFFDNDDHKIGQNKSIAAAYRLWQFGFRNIRIINTFKEMGKDITDCSVKLRDDDMLRLFINHWEEQAYSFAPASNEDLSALLKTGLYSESEILFIDPRDVERIISFGEMLNKYLDFKNMTYQQLKLLKKLCSFKEDEIKILLSLSTKDFLDVQNTNETEAAIKENSNTNIDSTQEEGNVEGSLINISKAQLFHLKKRFDIGIIKKIDNECSKKQIAAIVGNIIRNKDFDVWDYIPKNESHYSSTSIASSTNILDDGNFTPVYDDVSIPF; translated from the coding sequence ATGAACAGAAGTATAGATAGCATCATAGCCAAAAAAGTTTCTCACGATGTTGGTATTTTAATATTTCAATACCTTAATGATATCGAACCCTTAATCCAGCAATCTCTTACTGCCGAAAAATTAAAAGGCTTTTACGGACTTAAAGGGAAATATAGCAAAGGACGGTTTGTTTGTCCGTTCCATCACGGTGCAGATAACCCAACTTCCCTTTCTATGAATGATAACAAGCGATGTTTTCACTGCAACGCCTGTGGAAAAAGCGGCACATACCTTGAATTTATTATGTATATGCAAAATATTTCTGGAAGGAACAGTTATAATGATGCAAAAATTTTTGCTGCAAACCATTTTACTAAACTGAACTTAGGATTCAATTCAATCGCAGATTTTGAACAGAAATTGAAAGATAAAATATTAGAACGTTATCGTAAAACTAATAGTCTTAGATATACGGACTACTATGATATTTGGCTTCTACCCGAAAGATATTTTTCTTCTAAAGAACAGTCACAAGTCCGCCAATACCAAGAAGAACAACAAACAAAGCCTTCTTTAGAAGTTTCTCTTTCAAACTCTACAAACAAGCCCGGTTTTATACTGGAATCACTGGACCTTGAAATGACTATCAGGCATCTTAAAGCCCAAAATATCATTGTTAATGGAATTACTGATTATGACGAGGCGGTTCAGTTCGCTAAGAACAGTAAACTGATTAAGGATTTTATCCAAAATGCAGATAAATTAAACTCTGTCGATAAACTCACTGATTATATGAGTAAGAAATATAATATAGACATAGATACTGCTTTGAAATATGGTCTAATATACTTTGATAAAAGCAGCCAACATCAACTCTACTATAGCGATTTCTTCATGTTGAATAACAGAGTCTTGTTCCCTGTAAGAGACCATGAAACCGGCATTGTTGTCGGGTATCAGTGCCGGCGGACTGACTTAAGTGCTCCAAGACATTATAAATATCTAAACATAACCGACTACCAGGACAACTTGATAACAAATGAAAACGGAACAACATATAGAGATTTTGTTCCTTTTAAGGTTGGAAACTTCCTTTTTAACCTTTATGAACTTAAGGGTAAGTGCATTAATACCTTATGGATTACAGAAGGGATTGCAGATGCGATTAAACTTTCCAGCATGGGATATGACGCTGTTTCTCTTGGGCAGGCAAACTTGACCGACTATCAAATATATTTAATTGACAAGTATTTTGGCAAAGATGTGACTCTTAACTTATTCTTTGACAATGATGACCATAAAATTGGGCAAAACAAAAGCATCGCAGCAGCCTACCGCCTTTGGCAGTTTGGTTTCAGGAATATTAGAATTATAAATACCTTTAAGGAAATGGGAAAAGATATAACTGATTGCTCTGTTAAATTGCGTGATGATGACATGTTGAGACTTTTTATTAATCACTGGGAAGAGCAGGCATATTCATTTGCCCCTGCTAGCAATGAAGATTTAAGTGCTTTATTAAAGACAGGTCTTTATAGTGAAAGTGAAATCCTGTTTATTGACCCAAGAGATGTTGAGCGGATAATTAGTTTTGGTGAAATGCTTAATAAATATTTAGATTTTAAGAATATGACTTATCAGCAACTTAAATTATTAAAGAAATTATGCTCCTTTAAGGAAGACGAAATTAAAATTCTATTAAGCCTTTCTACAAAGGATTTCCTTGACGTACAGAATACTAATGAAACAGAGGCTGCCATAAAAGAAAACAGCAATACTAATATAGACAGTACCCAAGAAGAAGGAAATGTTGAAGGAAGCCTAATCAACATTTCTAAAGCGCAACTGTTTCACCTTAAAAAGAGATTTGATATAGGCATAATTAAAAAAATAGATAACGAATGTTCCAAAAAACAGATTGCCGCTATCGTCGGTAATATAATAAGAAATAAAGATTTTGATGTTTGGGATTACATCCCCAAAAATGAAAGTCACTATTCTTCAACTAGTATAGCCTCTAGCACCAATATACTGGATGATGGCAACTTCACTCCTGTATATGACGATGTCAGTATTCCTTTTTAA
- a CDS encoding IS256 family transposase, translating to MATKDIMPLIEEIFKYYGHVKDGDFMRDLMALILNKLMEAEVTAKIGADKYERTEERNNQRNGVRIRPYNTRLGTIDLKIPKLREGTYFPSFLEPRRMWEKALVNVVQEAYVHGISTRKVDELVQALGMEGIDKSKVSRISQELDEYVTQFVNRKLTIKYPYLWLDATFPKVREGGHVENMALVVAVGVNENGEREILGFDVGLTESGPFWTEFLRRLVNRGLHGVQLVISDSHEGLKKAISEVLVGCSWQRCRVHFMRNVLSQVPRKQQGMVSAIVRTVFAAPDQKTAKNQLYTVVEQLKGRFPKAMEVLENGCENVLQYMEFPREHWAQLHSTNPLERLNREIRRRTDVVSIFPNRESVIRLVGSILIEQHEEWQIGRRYFSKESMNKLVKPAIGTYSLAPEALLHK from the coding sequence ATGGCTACAAAAGATATAATGCCACTAATCGAAGAAATTTTCAAGTATTATGGACATGTAAAAGATGGAGATTTCATGAGAGATCTGATGGCTTTAATACTAAATAAGTTGATGGAAGCTGAAGTGACTGCAAAAATTGGTGCAGATAAGTATGAACGTACAGAAGAAAGAAATAATCAAAGGAATGGTGTCAGAATCAGACCATATAATACCCGTCTTGGTACCATTGATTTAAAAATACCTAAACTTCGTGAGGGAACCTATTTCCCAAGTTTTCTAGAGCCCAGGCGTATGTGGGAAAAAGCACTTGTTAATGTTGTTCAGGAAGCATATGTCCATGGTATAAGCACCCGAAAAGTGGATGAATTAGTTCAGGCACTTGGTATGGAAGGTATTGATAAAAGTAAAGTATCACGCATAAGCCAAGAACTTGATGAATATGTTACTCAATTTGTAAACCGTAAATTAACAATTAAATATCCATATTTGTGGTTGGATGCAACATTTCCAAAAGTACGGGAAGGTGGACATGTAGAAAACATGGCATTGGTTGTAGCAGTAGGTGTTAATGAAAATGGTGAACGTGAGATTTTGGGTTTTGATGTTGGACTTACAGAAAGCGGGCCATTCTGGACAGAGTTTTTACGCCGACTTGTAAATCGTGGATTACATGGAGTCCAACTTGTTATTAGTGATTCTCACGAAGGGTTAAAAAAGGCGATTTCAGAAGTTTTAGTAGGTTGTTCGTGGCAAAGGTGTCGAGTGCATTTTATGAGGAATGTATTAAGTCAGGTGCCACGGAAACAGCAAGGTATGGTATCAGCAATAGTAAGAACAGTATTTGCAGCACCGGACCAGAAAACAGCTAAGAATCAATTATATACAGTTGTAGAACAGTTAAAGGGAAGATTTCCGAAAGCAATGGAAGTTTTGGAAAATGGATGTGAGAATGTGTTGCAGTATATGGAGTTTCCGCGAGAACATTGGGCACAGCTACATTCCACGAATCCATTAGAAAGACTAAACAGGGAAATACGGCGAAGAACTGACGTGGTAAGTATATTTCCAAATCGTGAATCAGTAATAAGATTGGTTGGATCAATATTAATAGAGCAGCACGAGGAATGGCAAATTGGTCGAAGGTACTTTAGTAAAGAATCAATGAATAAGTTGGTAAAGCCTGCAATTGGGACATATAGTTTGGCCCCAGAGGCATTATTGCACAAATAA
- a CDS encoding SymE family type I addiction module toxin, which produces MQKRILSVYYSYTGDKEVPQIRLQGKWLKELGFETGKKIVVLAENGVLEIRLTSAENNVSLVKKDNNKVSKKSC; this is translated from the coding sequence ATGCAAAAACGTATTCTAAGTGTTTATTATAGTTATACAGGAGATAAGGAAGTACCTCAAATAAGGCTGCAAGGCAAATGGCTTAAGGAACTTGGGTTTGAAACAGGGAAGAAGATAGTTGTTTTAGCAGAGAATGGAGTTTTAGAAATAAGGCTTACTTCTGCTGAAAATAATGTTAGTTTAGTTAAAAAAGATAATAATAAGGTCTCTAAGAAGAGTTGTTAA
- a CDS encoding HNH endonuclease yields the protein MLDNNYYVYKKEVDWSVLQQGVSIPVTIQVVFQNTINKFLPRGKSKDIYLVLEGLTYKARLVNQKFDERKYPNRKDILQIRYHPQSEIAERLRSIFAASYRYILEQRNSLPENQRKFIKVPEEIKEYLAIYTTEYPDTYLLECITQEDTRIIKETMVHEDEQEYEASINYNTVDPNATIAAVNQIVKIRKLNRAIGESLKLLYNYRCQICGENISARYGVNVVESHHINPFVESLNNNSENQVIICPNHHRIIHRARPVFDRRKLIFVYHNGVEERIILNRHLQ from the coding sequence ATGCTTGATAACAACTATTATGTATACAAAAAAGAAGTGGACTGGTCGGTGCTGCAGCAGGGTGTAAGCATTCCAGTAACCATACAGGTAGTTTTCCAAAATACTATAAATAAGTTTTTGCCAAGAGGCAAGTCTAAAGATATTTATCTGGTATTGGAAGGACTGACTTATAAGGCAAGGCTTGTAAACCAGAAATTCGATGAGAGAAAATATCCTAATAGAAAAGATATACTGCAAATAAGGTATCATCCACAAAGTGAGATTGCGGAAAGACTTAGAAGCATTTTTGCTGCAAGTTACAGGTATATATTAGAGCAGAGGAATAGCCTGCCTGAAAATCAACGCAAATTCATTAAAGTTCCTGAAGAAATAAAGGAATACCTGGCTATATATACAACAGAGTATCCAGATACATATCTACTTGAATGTATTACGCAGGAGGATACAAGGATAATAAAGGAAACAATGGTTCATGAAGATGAGCAGGAATATGAAGCAAGTATTAACTATAACACTGTTGACCCTAATGCTACTATTGCTGCAGTGAACCAAATAGTAAAGATTCGTAAACTTAACAGGGCAATAGGAGAAAGCCTGAAACTTCTTTATAATTACCGCTGCCAGATATGTGGAGAGAATATTAGTGCAAGATATGGAGTCAATGTTGTTGAATCGCACCATATAAACCCATTTGTTGAATCACTCAATAATAATTCAGAAAATCAGGTTATTATTTGTCCTAATCATCATCGGATTATTCATAGGGCAAGACCTGTTTTTGACAGGAGAAAACTAATATTTGTTTATCATAATGGAGTAGAAGAAAGGATTATATTGAACCGACATTTGCAGTAA
- a CDS encoding stage V sporulation protein S → MGIQVLKVAGESNINAAAEAIVEYVVANGIVHIDCIGIKAAYMTVKALVQATEMLVNKGYRFNLRPYYVKVRTKDNNVQSVVKTAIRWTLIAKEKSI, encoded by the coding sequence ATGGGGATACAGGTATTAAAGGTTGCTGGAGAAAGCAACATTAATGCTGCAGCAGAGGCCATAGTTGAATATGTAGTAGCAAATGGCATCGTTCATATTGATTGTATTGGAATAAAAGCAGCATATATGACGGTGAAAGCCCTTGTTCAGGCGACTGAAATGTTGGTAAATAAAGGTTACAGATTCAATTTAAGACCGTATTATGTGAAAGTAAGAACAAAAGATAACAATGTGCAATCAGTTGTGAAAACTGCTATCCGATGGACATTGATTGCTAAGGAAAAAAGCATTTAA
- a CDS encoding DUF4829 domain-containing protein — MFKGEDKIDYNINSAKLLEIKELKGFNNEPGVLEYQVKVDFDFKKLITADDGVWPRFIILKKESEKSGWRIDGVGTGP; from the coding sequence TTGTTTAAGGGTGAAGATAAAATTGACTATAACATTAATAGTGCAAAGTTGTTGGAGATAAAAGAGTTAAAGGGATTTAACAATGAGCCAGGGGTGTTGGAGTATCAGGTTAAAGTTGATTTTGATTTTAAAAAACTAATAACAGCAGATGATGGAGTCTGGCCAAGATTTATTATATTGAAGAAAGAATCTGAAAAAAGCGGCTGGAGGATTGACGGTGTTGGTACGGGACCGTGA
- a CDS encoding sodium ion-translocating decarboxylase subunit beta, with protein sequence MKKEKSIKMITIFTVICALVAFISLFSSYLLSLYLSHKFNIDTSDAGSIGIIGGADGPTAVYLSGQSSSHLFTAIFALLTILGFIYLVVIKYKKNHN encoded by the coding sequence ATGAAAAAAGAAAAATCAATAAAGATGATTACTATATTTACTGTTATATGTGCTTTAGTAGCATTTATCAGTTTATTTTCCAGTTATCTGCTGTCATTATATTTATCTCATAAATTCAATATAGATACAAGCGATGCTGGTTCAATAGGAATTATAGGCGGTGCAGATGGACCAACAGCAGTTTATTTGTCAGGTCAGTCTTCTTCGCACTTGTTTACTGCAATCTTTGCATTGCTAACAATATTGGGATTCATATATCTAGTTGTTATCAAATATAAGAAAAATCATAATTAA